The following are from one region of the Juglans regia cultivar Chandler chromosome 10, Walnut 2.0, whole genome shotgun sequence genome:
- the LOC108986049 gene encoding calmodulin-binding receptor-like cytoplasmic kinase 3 isoform X1, producing the protein MDMTVLSLLLLMQLPRIYSSEFFESKVCCGADHIAYSYSNGCELFYINGNAVDKVLFCDALQTYRANGCIFEGYLGSNQCGLEFSPAYLAFKIGRKLLQKELRERLAIDTQRSHLNSSKWLSSPKIAGMATTGILVLCCIFLCAFFHKKKKAASHAVLAKDPYSIDSASSSDVNSASEKIPTMPVPPSPSRFSLSPKLTRLGSLHLNFSQVVKATGNFSPSSRIGEGCFGTVYRARLEDGQVVAIKRAKKELFVSSEVELLAKIDHRNLVKLLGYIDRGNECLIITEHVPNGTLREHLDGQRGKILDFNQRLEIAIDIAHGLTYLHQYAEKQIIHRDVKSSNILLTESMRAKVADFGFARLGPMESDQTHISTKVKGTVGYLDPEYMRTYQLTTKSDVYSFGILLMEILTGHRPVDMKRPAEERVTLRWAIKKYNDGSVVELADPLMEEVVDSEILTKIFSLAFHCAARSRDDRPDMKSVGEQLWAIRAEYPKSARRGH; encoded by the exons ATGGATATGACTGTGTTAAGTCTGTTGTTGTTGATGCAATTACCAAGAATATATTCCTCTGAGTTTTTCGAGTCAAAGGTTTGTTGTGGCGCTGATCACATAGCCTATTCATATTCGAATGGTTGTGAACTGTTTTACATAAATGGAAATGCAGTCGACAAAGTTTTGTTCTGTGATGCCCTCCAAACTTATCGTGCAAATGGTTGCATATTTGAGGGATACCTCGGAAGTAATCAATGTGGATTGGAGTTTTCACCAG CTTATTTGGCCTTTAAGATAGGAAGGAAACTTTTGCAAAAGGAGCTAAGGGAAAGATTAGCAATTGACACTCAGAGAAGTCATCTCAATAGTTCCAAATGGCTGTCATCCCCAAAAATAGCTGGCATGGCAACAACAGGAATTTTGGTTTTGTGTTGTATTTTCCTCTGTGCCTTctttcataagaaaaaaaaagcagctTCCCACGCTGTTCTTGCTAAGGACCCATATTCAA TAGATTCGGCTTCTTCTTCTGATGTGAATTCTGCTTCTGAAAAGATTCCTACCATGCCAGTACCACCTAGTCCTTCCAGATTCTCATTATCACCAAAACTCACAAGACTTGGATCATTACACCTCAATTTTAGTCAGGTTGTCAAAGCGACAGGCAATTTCTCACCATCATCACGAATAGGTGAAGGATGCTTTGGAACTGTCTACAGAGCCCGACTAGAAGATGGCCAGGTGGTTGCCATAAAACGGGCAAAGAAG GAACTCTTTGTCAGTAGTGAAGTTGAACTTCTAGCCAAAATTGATCATCGAAATCTAGTCAAGTTGCTAGGTTATATCGACAGAGGAAATGAATGCCTTATCATCACAGAACATGTGCCAAACGGTACTCTAAGAGAACATTTGGATG GTCAGCGTGGGAAGATCCTGGATTTCAATCAGCGACTCGAAATTGCCATTGATATTGCTCATGGCCTAACTTATCTCCATCAATATGCAG AGAAGCAAATTATCCATCGGGATGTGAAATCGTCCAACATCCTTCTTACAGAAAGCATGAGAGCCAAAGTGGCTGATTTTGGATTTGCAAGGCTTGGTCCAATGGAGTCTGATCAAACACACATTTCTACCAAAGTGAAAGGGACAGTTGGCTACCTAGATCCTGAGTACATGAGGACCTATCAACTCACCACCAAGAGTGATGTCTACTCATTTGGGATTTTACTCATGGAGATTCTGACAGGCCACCGTCCTGTGGATATGAAAAGACCTGCTGAAGAGCGGGTGACACTTAGATGG GCCATTAAGAAGTATAATGACGGAAGCGTAGTAGAATTGGCGGATCCTTTGATGGAGGAAGTCGTTGATTCTGAGATACTTacgaaaatattttctttggcaTTCCACTGTGCAGCACGTAGTCGAGATGATCGCCCGGACATGAAATCAGTGGGAGAGCAGTTGTGGGCAATAAGGGCAGAGTACCCTAAGAGTGCAAGGAGAGGGCATTGA
- the LOC108986048 gene encoding putative chloride channel-like protein CLC-g, with protein sequence MVSNGITAGSMSSIILTSASELNADQEDSVFVPLLSPPNFTSQVAIVGSNVCPIESLDYEIFENELFKQDWRSRGKMQIFQYTLMKWLLCFLIGLIVGLVGFCNNLAVENIAGIKFVVTSNMMLKSRYGMAFLVFSVSNLLLALFASMITAFIAPAAAGSGIPEVKAYLNGVDAPEIFSVRTLVVKIVGSISAVSSSLLVGKAGPMVHTGACIASLLGQGGSKKFGLTWKWLRFFKNDRDRRDLVTCGSAAGIAAAFHAPVGGVLFALEEMASWWRSTLLWRSFFTTAVVAIVLRAFIDLCYSGKCGLFGTGGLIMYDVYSETISYDLMDVPPVLALGVIGGILGSLHSFLLDKVLKIYNLIYEKSVAYKICLAWLISIFTSCLLFGLPWLAKCQPCPTDTSEACPTIGRSGNYKKFQCPAGHYNDLASLIFNTNDDAIRNLFSKDTNDEFQYSSVLIFFVTCFFSSILSYGIVAPAGLFVPVIITGASYGRFVGMLVGSKSNLNHGLYAVLGAASLLGGSMRMTVSLCVIILELTNNLLLLPLIMVVLLVSKTVADGFNGSIYDLIMKAKGFPYLETHAEPYMRQLSVGDVVTGPLQLFHGIEKVGNIVHVLRTTRHNGFPVIDEPPLSESPILFGIILRAHLVTLLKKKAFLSTPALTGDTGGIDASIQFSAGDFAKRGSGNGDKIEDIVLTEEEMEMFIDLHPFTNASPYTVVETMSLAKALILFREVGLRHLLVIPKLSGRSPVVGILTRHDFMAEHILRLHPLLVRRRWKRLRFRFPSLRKLFWGNSASIKA encoded by the exons ATGGTGTCCAATGGAATCACAGCAGGAAGCATGTCCAGTATCATTCTCACCAGCGCATCCGAGCTCAATGCCGACCAGGAAGACTCCGTCTTCGTTCCCTTACTCTCCCCCCCAAACTTCACCTCCCAAGTCGCCATTGTCGGCTCCAATGTCTGCCCCATCGAGAGCCTCGATTACGA GATATTCGAGAACGAGCTATTCAAGCAGGACTGGAGGAGCCGGGGAAAGATGCAGATATTCCAGTACACGCTTATGAAGTGGCTCTTGTGCTTCCTCATCGGTCTGATTGTCGGCCTCGTCGGCTTCTGCAACAACCTCGCCGTCGAGAACATCGCAGGCATCAAGTTCGTCGTCACCTCCAACATGATGTTGAAGAGCag GTATGGGATGGCATTTCTTGTATTTTCGGTGTCTAATTTGCTTCTGGCTTTGTTTGCATCTATGATTACGGCTTTTATAGCGCCGGCGGCTGCCGGTTCCGGTATTCCGGAAGTGAAAGCATACCTGAATGGCGTGGATGCGCCCGAAATATTTTCCGTACGGACTTTGGTTGTTAAG ATAGTCGGAAGCATTTCTGCGGTGTCATCATCTCTTCTCGTGGGAAAGGCAGGGCCTATGGTCCATACTGGCGCGTGTATTGCATCGTTGCTTGGTCAAGGTGGGTCAAAGAAATTTGGTTTAACATGGAAGTGGTTACGCTTTTTCAAGAACGACCGAGACCGACGAGATCTTGTAACATGTGGATCAGCAGCTGGAATTGCTGCTGCTTTCCATGCCCCTGTTGGTGGTGTACTGTTTGCTCTTGAAGAGATGGCATCTTG GTGGAGAAGTACCCTTCTATGGAGATCTTTCTTTACAACAGCGGTTGTTGCAATTGTACTCCGTGCTTTCATCGATCTCTGCTATAGTGGCAAATGTGGGCTCTTTGGTACAGGGGGCTTGATAATGTACGATGTCTACTCGGAAACTATTTCATATGACCTTATGGATGTACCTCCTGTGCTTGCCCTTGGAGTTATTGGCGGCATATTGGGCAGTTTACATAGTTTTCTTCTAGATAAGGTTCTCAAAATATACAATCTCATTTATGA GAAAAGCGTTGCTTACAAAATCTGCCTTGCTTGGTTGATCTCCATTTTCACATCCTGTCTTCTTTTTGGATTACCATGGCTTGCAAAGTGCCAACCTTGTCCGACTGACACATCTGAAGCCTGCCCTACAATAGGCCGCTCTGGTAACTATAAGAAGTTCCAATGTCCTGCTGGTCACTATAATGATCTTGCCAGCCTCATTTTTAACACAAACGACGATGCTATCAGAAATCTTTTTAGCAAAGACACCAATGATGAGTTCCAATACTCCTCAGTTCTCATATTTTTTGTTACCTGCTTTTTCTCAAGCATTCTTAGCTATGGGATTGTTGCTCCTGCTGGCCTCTTTGTACCTGTTATTATTACTGGTGCATCTTATGGGCGTTTTGTTGGAATGTTAGTTGGttcaaaatcaaatcttaacCATGGCCTTTACGCTGTGCTGGGTGCTGCCTCCTTGCTTGGTGGGTCTATGAGGATGACAGTTTCTCTCTGTGTAATTATCCTAGAATTGACTAATAATCTACTGTTGCTGCCATTAATAATGGTGGTACTTCTTGTTTCCAAGACTGTAGCTGATGGTTTCAATGGCAGTATCTATGACCTTATAATGAAAGCCAAGGGTTTCCCTTATCTTGAGACTCATGCTGAGCCATATATGAGGCAGCTGTCAGTAGGTGATGTAGTCACGGGCCCACTTCAGCTCTTTCATGGCATTGAGAAGGTTGGTAATATAGTACATGTTCTCCGAACCACAAGGCACAATGGCTTCCCTGTAATTGACGAGCCTCCACTTTCTGAATCCCCCATCTTGTTTGGTATAATCCTACGAGCTCACCTTGTTACACTGTTGAAGAAGAAAGCTTTTTTATCCACTCCAGCCTTGACAGGAGACACAGGAGGCATTGATGCCTCTATTCAGTTTTCAGCGGGGGATTTTGCCAAGAGGGGTTCAGGCAATGGTGACAAAATAGAAGATATAGTATTGACCGAGGAAGAGATGGAAATGTTCATAGATTTACATCCTTTTACAAACGCTTCACCTTATACTGTTGTGGAGACAATGTCACTAGCAAAGGCTCTCATACTTTTCCGAGAAGTTGGTTTAAGGCACCTGCTGGTGATACCCAAGCTCTCTGGT AGATCTCCAGTGGTGGGCATATTGACAAGGCATGATTTCATGGCAGAACACATATTACGTTTGCACCCTCTACTAGTTAGGAGAAGGTGGAAAAGATTAAGATTCCGGTTCCCATCTCTGAGAAAACTCTTTTGGGGCAACTCGGCGAGTATCAAAGCTTaa
- the LOC108986049 gene encoding calmodulin-binding receptor-like cytoplasmic kinase 3 isoform X2, with amino-acid sequence MDMTVLSLLLLMQLPRIYSSEFFESKVCCGADHIAYSYSNGCELFYINGNAVDKVLFCDALQTYRANGCIFEGYLGSNQCGLEFSPAYLAFKIGRKLLQKELRERLAIDTQRSHLNSSKWLSSPKIAGMATTGILVLCCIFLCAFFHKKKKAASHAVLAKDPYSNSASSSDVNSASEKIPTMPVPPSPSRFSLSPKLTRLGSLHLNFSQVVKATGNFSPSSRIGEGCFGTVYRARLEDGQVVAIKRAKKELFVSSEVELLAKIDHRNLVKLLGYIDRGNECLIITEHVPNGTLREHLDGQRGKILDFNQRLEIAIDIAHGLTYLHQYAEKQIIHRDVKSSNILLTESMRAKVADFGFARLGPMESDQTHISTKVKGTVGYLDPEYMRTYQLTTKSDVYSFGILLMEILTGHRPVDMKRPAEERVTLRWAIKKYNDGSVVELADPLMEEVVDSEILTKIFSLAFHCAARSRDDRPDMKSVGEQLWAIRAEYPKSARRGH; translated from the exons ATGGATATGACTGTGTTAAGTCTGTTGTTGTTGATGCAATTACCAAGAATATATTCCTCTGAGTTTTTCGAGTCAAAGGTTTGTTGTGGCGCTGATCACATAGCCTATTCATATTCGAATGGTTGTGAACTGTTTTACATAAATGGAAATGCAGTCGACAAAGTTTTGTTCTGTGATGCCCTCCAAACTTATCGTGCAAATGGTTGCATATTTGAGGGATACCTCGGAAGTAATCAATGTGGATTGGAGTTTTCACCAG CTTATTTGGCCTTTAAGATAGGAAGGAAACTTTTGCAAAAGGAGCTAAGGGAAAGATTAGCAATTGACACTCAGAGAAGTCATCTCAATAGTTCCAAATGGCTGTCATCCCCAAAAATAGCTGGCATGGCAACAACAGGAATTTTGGTTTTGTGTTGTATTTTCCTCTGTGCCTTctttcataagaaaaaaaaagcagctTCCCACGCTGTTCTTGCTAAGGACCCATATTCAA ATTCGGCTTCTTCTTCTGATGTGAATTCTGCTTCTGAAAAGATTCCTACCATGCCAGTACCACCTAGTCCTTCCAGATTCTCATTATCACCAAAACTCACAAGACTTGGATCATTACACCTCAATTTTAGTCAGGTTGTCAAAGCGACAGGCAATTTCTCACCATCATCACGAATAGGTGAAGGATGCTTTGGAACTGTCTACAGAGCCCGACTAGAAGATGGCCAGGTGGTTGCCATAAAACGGGCAAAGAAG GAACTCTTTGTCAGTAGTGAAGTTGAACTTCTAGCCAAAATTGATCATCGAAATCTAGTCAAGTTGCTAGGTTATATCGACAGAGGAAATGAATGCCTTATCATCACAGAACATGTGCCAAACGGTACTCTAAGAGAACATTTGGATG GTCAGCGTGGGAAGATCCTGGATTTCAATCAGCGACTCGAAATTGCCATTGATATTGCTCATGGCCTAACTTATCTCCATCAATATGCAG AGAAGCAAATTATCCATCGGGATGTGAAATCGTCCAACATCCTTCTTACAGAAAGCATGAGAGCCAAAGTGGCTGATTTTGGATTTGCAAGGCTTGGTCCAATGGAGTCTGATCAAACACACATTTCTACCAAAGTGAAAGGGACAGTTGGCTACCTAGATCCTGAGTACATGAGGACCTATCAACTCACCACCAAGAGTGATGTCTACTCATTTGGGATTTTACTCATGGAGATTCTGACAGGCCACCGTCCTGTGGATATGAAAAGACCTGCTGAAGAGCGGGTGACACTTAGATGG GCCATTAAGAAGTATAATGACGGAAGCGTAGTAGAATTGGCGGATCCTTTGATGGAGGAAGTCGTTGATTCTGAGATACTTacgaaaatattttctttggcaTTCCACTGTGCAGCACGTAGTCGAGATGATCGCCCGGACATGAAATCAGTGGGAGAGCAGTTGTGGGCAATAAGGGCAGAGTACCCTAAGAGTGCAAGGAGAGGGCATTGA